A window from Mycobacterium saskatchewanense encodes these proteins:
- a CDS encoding SDR family oxidoreductase produces the protein MPGVQDRVIVVTGAGGGLGREYALTLAREGASVVVNDLGGARDGTGAGHNMADHVVAEIKDAGGRAVANYDSVAEPEGAANIIKTAVDEFGAVHGVVSNAGILRDGTFHKMTFENWDAVLKVHLYGGYNVLRAAWPHFREQSYGRVVVATSTSGLFGNFGQTNYGAAKLGLVGMINTLAQEGAKYNIHANAVAPIAATRMTEDILPKEVFEKLTPEYVAPVVAYLCTEECPDTASVFVVGGGKVQRVALFQNDGTTFDNPPSVQDIGEHWGEITDLSHAQRAAFKL, from the coding sequence ATGCCAGGAGTGCAGGATCGCGTCATCGTCGTCACCGGAGCCGGCGGCGGCCTGGGGCGTGAATACGCCCTGACCCTCGCCCGCGAGGGCGCCAGCGTCGTCGTGAACGACCTGGGCGGCGCCCGCGACGGCACCGGAGCCGGCCACAACATGGCCGACCACGTCGTCGCCGAGATCAAGGACGCGGGTGGCCGAGCCGTCGCCAACTACGACAGCGTCGCCGAGCCGGAGGGCGCGGCCAACATCATCAAGACGGCGGTCGACGAGTTCGGCGCCGTGCACGGCGTGGTGAGCAACGCCGGGATCCTGCGCGACGGCACCTTCCACAAGATGACGTTCGAGAACTGGGACGCCGTGCTCAAGGTGCACCTGTACGGCGGCTACAACGTGCTGCGCGCCGCCTGGCCGCATTTCCGCGAGCAGAGCTACGGGCGGGTCGTCGTCGCCACCTCCACCAGCGGCCTCTTCGGCAACTTCGGGCAGACCAACTACGGCGCGGCCAAGCTCGGCCTGGTCGGCATGATCAACACGCTGGCGCAGGAAGGCGCGAAGTACAACATCCACGCCAACGCCGTCGCGCCGATCGCGGCCACCCGGATGACCGAGGACATCCTCCCCAAGGAGGTGTTCGAGAAGCTGACGCCCGAGTACGTCGCGCCGGTGGTGGCCTACCTGTGCACCGAGGAATGCCCAGACACCGCATCGGTTTTCGTGGTCGGCGGCGGCAAGGTCCAGCGGGTCGCCCTGTTCCAGAACGACGGGACGACCTTCGACAACCCGCCGTCGGTGCAGGACATCGGCGAGCACTGGGGCGAGATCACCGACCTCTCCCACGCACAGCGGGCCGCGTTCAAGCTGTAG
- a CDS encoding NADPH:quinone oxidoreductase family protein, producing MKACVVQRLSGPDGMVYTDIEDVSGDGNNVVIDVRAAGVCFPDLLLSKGEYQLKLPPPFVPGMEAAGVVLSAPAGSGFKEGERVSAFGILGAYAEQVAVPVPNVIRSPAELDDAEAVSLLVNYNTMYFALARRAAMRTGDTVLVLGAAGGVGTAAIQVAKAMGARKVIGVVHREAAADFVSSVGADLVVPLAEDWAQRVRDYTGGRGVDIVVDPIGGPAFDDAVRVLAIDGKLLVIGFAAGSIPTVKVNRLLLRNVSVVGVAWGEYLNKVPGSAALFAWGLSQLVFLGLKPPPPQRYPLSEGQAALQSLADGGVLGKVVLEP from the coding sequence ATGAAAGCCTGCGTCGTACAGCGGCTGTCCGGCCCGGACGGCATGGTGTACACCGACATCGAGGACGTCAGCGGCGACGGAAACAACGTCGTCATCGACGTACGGGCCGCGGGGGTCTGCTTCCCGGACCTGCTGCTGAGCAAGGGCGAGTATCAGCTCAAGCTCCCCCCGCCGTTCGTCCCGGGAATGGAGGCGGCCGGGGTGGTACTTTCGGCGCCCGCGGGCTCGGGATTCAAAGAGGGCGAGCGGGTTTCGGCGTTCGGGATTTTGGGCGCCTACGCCGAGCAGGTGGCCGTTCCGGTACCCAACGTGATCCGCAGTCCCGCCGAACTCGACGACGCCGAAGCGGTGTCGCTGTTGGTGAACTACAACACCATGTATTTCGCCCTGGCGCGTCGCGCCGCCATGCGGACGGGCGACACGGTGCTGGTGCTCGGGGCCGCCGGCGGGGTGGGCACCGCGGCGATACAGGTCGCGAAGGCGATGGGCGCGCGCAAGGTGATCGGTGTGGTGCACCGGGAGGCCGCGGCGGACTTCGTGTCGTCGGTCGGCGCGGATCTGGTAGTGCCGCTGGCCGAGGACTGGGCCCAGCGGGTGCGCGACTACACCGGGGGCCGCGGCGTGGACATCGTCGTCGACCCCATCGGCGGTCCGGCGTTCGACGACGCGGTCCGCGTGCTCGCGATCGACGGCAAGCTGCTGGTGATCGGCTTCGCCGCGGGGAGCATCCCGACCGTCAAGGTCAATCGGCTGCTGCTGCGCAACGTCAGCGTCGTGGGCGTCGCGTGGGGCGAATACCTCAACAAGGTTCCCGGCTCGGCGGCGTTGTTCGCCTGGGGCCTGAGCCAGTTGGTGTTCCTCGGGCTCAAGCCGCCGCCGCCACAACGCTATCCGTTGTCCGAGGGTCAGGCCGCGCTGCAGAGCCTGGCCGACGGCGGAGTGCTCGGTAAGGTCGTGCTCGAGCCCTGA